A genome region from Eremothecium gossypii ATCC 10895 chromosome VII, complete sequence includes the following:
- the MRX11 gene encoding Mrx11p (Syntenic homolog of Saccharomyces cerevisiae YPL041C), producing the protein MLPHLGPQLSLVPGRGVAASFRLHLASRGGASGVRARLPAFIARAYGSPPGDARQTRAWTYLARSRLFQRLYARPSFAAYIDRLLANGPVPTLAAFLLLHEATAIAPLALLWWGLYSCDVVALLPQGLLDYLADAAHPAVERFVGDRAPACDRGKLLVSGALAYGLVKLLYPVRILASLWAAPYLARGLLLPFRRLKQWWKGPSC; encoded by the coding sequence ATGCTCCCTCACCTGGGCCCCCAACTCTCCCTTGTACCGGGTCGCGGCGTCGCTGCCTCATTCCGCCTGCATCTCGCTTCCAGAGGCGGCGCTTCTGGGGTGCGCGCGCGCCTGCCGGCATTCATCGCGCGCGCCTACGGCAGCCCACCGGGCGACGCGAGGCAGACCCGCGCGTGGACGTACCTCGCGCGCTCGCGGCTCTTCCAGCGCCTTTACGCGCGCCCTTCGTTCGCCGCGTACATCGACCGTCTGCTGGCCAACGGCCCGGTGCCAACACTCGCCGCCTTCCTGCTGCTCCATGAGGCCACCGCCATCGCTCCTCTGGCGCTGCTGTGGTGGGGGCTCTACAGCTGCGACGTGGTGGCGCTGTTGCCGCAGGGCCTGCTTGACTACCTGGCCGACGCAGCGCATCCTGCCGTCGAGAGGTTCGTTGGCGACCGGGCGCCGGCCTGCGACAGGGGCAAGCTGCTCGTCTCCGGTGCCCTCGCCTACGGCCTGGTCAAGCTTCTCTATCCGGTGCGCATCCTGGCCAGCCTCTGGGCTGCCCCGTATCTCGCCCGAGGTCTGCTACTGCCTTTCAGAAGACTAAAGCAGTGGTGGAAGGGGCCATCGTGCTGA